The proteins below are encoded in one region of Segatella copri:
- a CDS encoding response regulator, with protein MMKRKLYITLLGLLSTIIMAAVPYCDVRKFSITDGLAANTISDLKQGKDNLMWFSTWNGLSFYDGYKFHTFRDNPDDIDVLSTNRILKIEPSYNNNVWCITYDHKLYVYDTHFCQFFAVGQKFNELFNIDLRVSQVYPLKNGATWFTSEDGKYIIRSIGKTFDERNIELIKVGEKGLRSGNVWYIHQDIHGREWVLTDKGAYIYHSKIPSKLPFKWLRGVGEDEFLATEDGKLAKYDLQNRLTMIPMPEGVTRINGLKNTGYQLLMATNLGVVIYNPRTFKFDIINVQSPSQPLAEVKKIYIDDFGMIWAFTDGIGVTLVNPKTGQTQWLFADQDDPMDRTTCESNFITQDEHKTLWVVPRGGTFSYFDRKAGKLVPYLLRSNSSGNYRIPKITKYVLSDQGILWLTGSHDLTQVVFKYHPYIINKLDVGEDEVFSVNASPDGHIWAGYYNGIIQVLNASYQSIGYLSPSGQIVPQQVNFAEKGIMSIHFDIKGRAWIGTNGNGVYLIDKMQVRHFVYDANNPSSLPFDKIQDIVADRTGRIWIGTYGGGLALVNEAADGSISFISKRNGLPWEKQHYDRIRRICCTTTGTILVGTTDGLITFSDAFTNARKINYHKTYYIPNDTTSLAANDMNNIMEHTSGKMYISQQGGLMEEIVSKSLLQDNLKMKYFHAIDVNEGIVQGMVEDNQGRIWVIRESSIDCVNPKTGQCNVFGPNDFDFNMSFSQSRPYHDPASNNISVGTPMGLITFNPATLKKSNYQPKVIFCSLHYSGEKESEPILHKDKVVIPANKRNLTINFASLDYQRKYQTKYLYRIDGFTAPGVWISNGSSNTIGFNRISHGDYVLKVRATNSHGVWSKYVAELPIEVRPTFWESIWGKFLMLLLLFGIVGAIFYTYNQRQHENVTHEMSVMKNEFYNDAANRLRTPLTLIGAPVKTVLDTEPGITRKGKELLKMVADNANEMLVMLDKVQRYGNKADFHTNSGLSEEDYDLAEREKENGQIDDRNASDYLEEVNKQKEEKDEEAERLEEMGKEQKEAQEEAEHKNQTVLVVEDNADLRKFLYSILSPTYNVLLAENGKAGLVMARKETPDFILTDVTMPVMDGLSMIHEIKQDTTLNNIPVMILSAKASVEDQQRGFDEGVDAYITKPFSTPYLLGRIEAILTQRRNIQMDVIRKLKETGDKDAIAALRIQPAAAPLPALNQAETSAENEAVDPNSELAFMAAQIQDRTMMRIFRFVVENAGNPELKIDDISNEIGMSRSVLYNKVKATTGMTPVDFVRHIRIKKACEMLRKTDDTLSSIAFAVGFTDPKYFSKVFKKETGIVPTEYRNRTQG; from the coding sequence ATGATGAAAAGAAAATTATATATCACCCTATTAGGACTGCTCTCTACCATCATAATGGCAGCTGTACCCTACTGCGATGTGAGAAAATTCTCTATCACAGACGGACTCGCTGCCAATACCATCTCAGACCTCAAACAAGGTAAAGACAACCTCATGTGGTTCAGTACATGGAACGGACTGTCGTTCTATGACGGCTACAAGTTTCATACTTTCAGAGACAACCCGGATGATATTGACGTTCTGTCAACCAACCGTATACTGAAAATAGAACCATCCTATAACAACAACGTGTGGTGTATCACATACGACCACAAGCTCTACGTATACGATACCCACTTCTGCCAGTTCTTTGCCGTAGGACAGAAATTCAACGAACTGTTCAACATCGACCTGCGCGTGAGCCAGGTATACCCATTGAAAAACGGAGCTACATGGTTTACTTCAGAAGATGGAAAATACATCATCCGATCAATAGGAAAAACCTTTGATGAGCGGAACATAGAACTCATCAAAGTAGGAGAAAAGGGACTCAGAAGCGGAAATGTATGGTACATCCATCAAGATATACACGGAAGAGAATGGGTGCTTACCGACAAAGGCGCATACATATATCATTCGAAAATTCCAAGCAAACTGCCTTTCAAATGGCTCAGAGGGGTGGGAGAAGATGAGTTCCTGGCAACTGAAGACGGTAAACTGGCAAAATATGACCTGCAGAACCGACTCACCATGATACCAATGCCAGAAGGCGTAACCCGTATCAACGGACTGAAAAATACAGGTTACCAGCTTCTGATGGCAACCAACCTGGGTGTAGTAATCTACAACCCGCGCACCTTCAAGTTTGATATCATCAACGTACAGAGCCCGAGTCAGCCTCTGGCAGAGGTAAAGAAGATTTATATCGATGATTTCGGTATGATATGGGCATTTACAGACGGTATAGGAGTAACCCTTGTCAATCCGAAGACCGGACAGACACAGTGGCTCTTTGCCGACCAGGACGACCCGATGGACCGCACAACCTGCGAAAGCAATTTCATCACACAAGATGAACACAAGACCCTCTGGGTAGTGCCAAGAGGAGGAACCTTCAGTTATTTTGACCGCAAGGCAGGAAAACTGGTGCCTTATCTGCTGAGAAGCAATTCATCGGGCAACTACCGCATACCGAAGATTACGAAATATGTACTCTCAGACCAGGGAATCCTCTGGCTGACAGGCTCTCACGACCTGACACAGGTAGTCTTCAAATATCACCCTTACATTATCAACAAGCTGGATGTGGGCGAAGACGAAGTGTTCTCGGTGAATGCATCGCCAGACGGACATATCTGGGCTGGTTATTACAATGGTATAATCCAGGTGCTCAACGCATCCTACCAAAGCATCGGATACCTGTCGCCAAGCGGACAGATTGTGCCACAGCAAGTAAACTTCGCCGAGAAGGGCATCATGTCTATCCACTTCGATATCAAGGGAAGAGCATGGATAGGAACCAACGGAAATGGTGTCTATCTGATAGATAAAATGCAGGTAAGACACTTTGTTTATGATGCCAACAACCCGTCATCGCTGCCGTTCGACAAGATACAAGACATTGTAGCCGACCGCACCGGACGCATCTGGATAGGTACCTACGGAGGTGGGCTGGCACTTGTTAACGAGGCGGCAGACGGCAGTATCAGCTTCATCAGTAAACGAAACGGACTGCCTTGGGAGAAACAGCACTACGACCGCATACGCCGCATCTGCTGCACCACTACGGGAACCATTCTCGTAGGAACTACAGATGGTCTCATCACCTTCAGTGATGCCTTTACAAACGCAAGAAAGATCAATTACCACAAGACCTACTACATACCGAACGATACAACTAGTCTGGCTGCAAACGATATGAACAATATCATGGAGCACACCAGCGGCAAGATGTATATCTCGCAACAGGGCGGTTTGATGGAAGAGATTGTGAGCAAATCGCTCCTGCAAGACAACCTGAAGATGAAATACTTCCATGCCATCGATGTTAACGAAGGCATCGTACAGGGCATGGTAGAAGACAACCAGGGAAGAATCTGGGTAATCAGAGAATCGAGTATCGACTGCGTAAACCCGAAAACGGGCCAGTGCAATGTGTTCGGACCTAACGACTTCGACTTCAACATGTCGTTCTCGCAAAGCCGTCCTTACCACGATCCGGCAAGCAACAACATCTCGGTAGGTACCCCGATGGGACTGATTACCTTCAATCCGGCTACGCTGAAGAAGAGCAACTACCAGCCTAAAGTCATCTTCTGTTCCCTCCATTATAGCGGAGAGAAGGAGTCGGAACCTATCCTGCACAAGGATAAAGTGGTGATTCCTGCCAACAAGCGAAATCTGACCATCAACTTCGCATCGCTCGACTATCAGCGTAAGTATCAGACCAAATATCTCTATCGCATAGATGGTTTTACAGCTCCAGGCGTGTGGATATCAAACGGAAGCAGCAATACCATCGGCTTCAACCGTATCAGTCATGGCGATTACGTACTCAAGGTGAGAGCCACCAACTCTCACGGTGTATGGAGCAAGTATGTGGCAGAACTGCCTATCGAAGTGCGCCCTACCTTCTGGGAGAGCATCTGGGGCAAATTTCTGATGCTGCTTCTGCTCTTCGGTATCGTAGGCGCAATCTTCTATACCTACAACCAGCGCCAGCACGAGAACGTAACCCACGAGATGAGCGTGATGAAGAACGAGTTCTACAACGATGCAGCCAACCGTCTGAGAACCCCTCTAACGCTCATCGGAGCCCCGGTAAAAACCGTTTTGGATACCGAACCGGGTATCACCCGAAAGGGCAAGGAACTGTTGAAAATGGTGGCAGACAATGCCAACGAGATGCTGGTAATGCTGGACAAGGTTCAGAGATATGGCAACAAGGCAGACTTCCATACGAACAGCGGTCTGAGCGAGGAAGATTACGACCTGGCAGAAAGGGAGAAAGAGAACGGACAGATTGACGACCGCAATGCATCCGACTATCTGGAAGAAGTAAACAAACAGAAAGAAGAAAAGGATGAAGAGGCTGAACGACTGGAAGAAATGGGCAAGGAACAGAAAGAAGCACAAGAAGAAGCGGAACACAAAAACCAGACGGTACTGGTAGTTGAAGACAATGCCGACCTGCGCAAGTTCCTCTACAGTATCCTCTCGCCTACCTATAACGTGCTGCTCGCAGAGAACGGAAAGGCTGGCTTGGTAATGGCGCGCAAGGAGACGCCCGACTTTATCCTTACAGACGTTACCATGCCTGTGATGGATGGTTTGTCGATGATTCACGAGATTAAGCAGGATACCACCCTCAACAACATCCCAGTGATGATTCTCTCGGCCAAGGCAAGCGTAGAAGACCAGCAGCGAGGCTTTGATGAAGGTGTTGATGCCTATATCACCAAGCCATTCTCTACCCCTTATCTGCTCGGCCGAATAGAGGCTATCCTCACCCAGCGCCGCAACATTCAGATGGATGTCATCAGAAAACTGAAGGAAACTGGCGATAAAGATGCCATAGCAGCCCTGAGAATACAGCCTGCAGCAGCTCCTCTGCCTGCTCTTAACCAGGCTGAAACTAGTGCCGAGAACGAAGCGGTTGACCCAAACAGCGAGCTGGCATTTATGGCGGCACAGATTCAAGACAGAACCATGATGCGTATCTTCAGGTTTGTTGTTGAAAATGCAGGCAACCCGGAACTCAAGATTGATGACATCTCGAACGAAATCGGTATGAGCCGAAGCGTACTATATAATAAGGTGAAAGCAACGACCGGAATGACACCGGTAGACTTCGTTCGCCATATACGTATCAAGAAGGCATGCGAGATGTTGCGCAAGACAGACGATACACTGAGCAGCATCGCCTTCGCAGTAGGTTTCACCGACCCTAAGTATTTCTCGAAGGTATTCAAGAAAGAAACGGGTATCGTGCCTACTGAATACCGAAACAGAACGCAGGGATAG